In Streptomyces sp. NBC_00704, a genomic segment contains:
- a CDS encoding NAD(P)-dependent alcohol dehydrogenase, whose amino-acid sequence MPLTTRAAVVESAGAPFTLSDVVLDDPAPHEAVVRLVAAGLCHTDLGVAGGGLPFPLPGVLGHEGAGVVEAVGSAVTGVVPGDHVVLSFTSCGRCRDCRGGHPAYCAAWLPLNLLGGRRADGTGTVSRDGQVLGGHFFGQSSFAERALVDERSLVRVDPDVPLASIAPLGCGVQTGVGAVWNVLKPAAGDTVVVLGAGAVGLSAVMAAALSPATTIVAVDRIAERLELAEELGATHTVDAGRATLGDAVAEITGGQGADGVVETTGNTAVLRGGVDALAARGTLVVVGAPPFGSEVALDVNGLLGGRRVVGLTLGDSETQTFIPALVQMVKDGRLPLDRLIGRYAFTDIDRAVRDMTSGKTVKPVLVF is encoded by the coding sequence ATGCCCCTCACCACCCGCGCCGCCGTCGTCGAGTCCGCCGGAGCGCCCTTCACCCTGTCCGACGTCGTCCTCGACGACCCCGCGCCGCACGAGGCGGTCGTCCGGCTGGTCGCGGCCGGCCTGTGTCACACCGACCTCGGCGTGGCGGGCGGCGGGCTGCCCTTCCCGCTGCCCGGGGTCCTCGGCCACGAGGGCGCGGGCGTGGTGGAGGCGGTCGGCTCCGCGGTCACCGGCGTCGTCCCCGGCGACCACGTCGTGCTGTCCTTCACCTCCTGCGGCCGGTGCCGCGACTGCCGGGGCGGCCACCCCGCCTACTGTGCCGCGTGGCTGCCGCTGAACCTGCTCGGCGGCCGCCGCGCCGACGGTACCGGCACCGTCAGCCGGGACGGCCAGGTCCTCGGCGGCCACTTCTTCGGCCAGTCCTCCTTCGCCGAGCGGGCGCTGGTCGACGAGCGCAGCCTGGTCAGGGTCGACCCCGACGTCCCGCTGGCGTCGATCGCGCCGCTGGGCTGCGGGGTGCAGACCGGCGTCGGCGCCGTCTGGAACGTGCTGAAGCCGGCGGCCGGCGACACCGTCGTCGTCCTCGGCGCGGGAGCCGTCGGCCTGTCGGCCGTCATGGCGGCCGCCCTGTCTCCGGCGACCACGATCGTCGCCGTCGACCGGATCGCCGAACGCCTCGAACTGGCCGAGGAGTTGGGCGCCACCCACACGGTGGACGCAGGCCGCGCCACGCTGGGCGACGCCGTCGCGGAGATCACCGGCGGGCAGGGCGCCGACGGCGTCGTGGAGACCACGGGGAACACGGCCGTGCTGCGCGGGGGCGTCGACGCGCTCGCCGCCCGCGGCACCCTCGTCGTCGTCGGCGCACCGCCCTTCGGCAGCGAGGTCGCCCTGGACGTCAACGGGCTGCTGGGCGGCAGGCGCGTCGTGGGACTCACCCTCGGCGACAGCGAGACGCAGACCTTCATTCCCGCCCTGGTCCAGATGGTCAAGGACGGGCGCCTCCCGCTGGACCGCCTGATCGGCCGCTACGCGTTCACGGACATCGACCGGGCGGTGCGGGACATGACCAGCGGCAAGACCGTCAAGCCGGTCCTCGTCTTCTGA